In the Raineyella fluvialis genome, GCACGCCTCGTCGTGGACGAGCTCCCAGTCCAGACCGATGACGTCCGACAGCAGGCGCTCGGCCAATCGGTGCTTGCGCATCACGCGCATGGCCCGCTCGTGTCCCTCGGCGGTCAGCTCGAGGTGGCGGTCGTTGCGGACGGTCAGCAGCCCGTCGCGTTCCATCCGGGCCACCGTCTGGGAGACCGTGGGGCCGCTCTGGTGCAACCGCTCGGCGATCCGGGCACGCATCGGGACGATCCCCTCCTCGCCCAGTTCGAAGATGGTCCGCAGGTACATCTCCGTGGTGTCGATGAGGTCGCTCACAGGGACATCCTAGGCGGTCAGCCCAGCCTGGCGCGGTGTGCGGACATCGCGTCGGCAAGGACGGGGTCGACGAGCCCCGCGGGCAACTTGCGCAGGTAACGGGGCCGGTCCGGGTTGAGGCCGAGCTTCATCGCCCGGCCGAGGGCCAGACGCTGGGTGACGACGAGCTCCGCCAGCGGGTCCCTGGTGGACTCGACCAGCGCTGCGCCGGTCTCGAGGATCTGCTCGCCGAGCCCCTCCGGGGCGGGGCCGAAGAGCCACACGAGCCGGCCGGCCTGGGCCACCGCGATGGGTCCCCGGCGATACTCCAGCATCGGGTACGACTCCGCCCAGCTCGCGGAGCTCTCCCGGAACTTGAGCGCCGCCTCGGAGGCCAGACCGATCGTCCAGCCGCTGCCCAGGTACGTCACCTGTTCGGCGGCCACGTGCCGCTCGTCGAGCTTCTCCTTGAGCGCCTCGCGGGCCTGGGCGATGACCGGGACCATGTCGTGTCCCAGCCAG is a window encoding:
- a CDS encoding SIS domain-containing protein — encoded protein: MSFYVADEIASQPNCWEQAIGMVDAVRDLLPRAGERVAYVGCGTAWNIAQSIAWLREDSEQGQSDSYVASEFPYRRSFDRVVVLSRSGDTLDVVALLDQLGGRIPTLAFVGVEESTIGSLCDARVTLPFADEAGYAQTRFATSVLALHRAWLGHDMVPVIAQAREALKEKLDERHVAAEQVTYLGSGWTIGLASEAALKFRESSASWAESYPMLEYRRGPIAVAQAGRLVWLFGPAPEGLGEQILETGAALVESTRDPLAELVVTQRLALGRAMKLGLNPDRPRYLRKLPAGLVDPVLADAMSAHRARLG